In Thiospirochaeta perfilievii, a single window of DNA contains:
- a CDS encoding HepT-like ribonuclease domain-containing protein, whose amino-acid sequence MQYTQEFTKGLSIEDFKSDDKTQFAVIRCLEIIGEASKRIPDDFRESNSSIPWKAMAGIRDRLIHGYDVVDYEIIWTTVTRTIPKLITSICELV is encoded by the coding sequence ATGCAGTATACTCAGGAATTCACTAAAGGATTATCTATAGAAGATTTTAAATCTGATGATAAAACTCAATTTGCAGTTATTAGATGCTTAGAAATAATTGGTGAAGCATCAAAGCGAATCCCAGATGATTTTAGAGAATCTAATAGCTCTATTCCATGGAAAGCTATGGCTGGAATAAGGGATAGATTAATTCATGGGTATGATGTCGTAGATTATGAAATAATATGGACGACTGTTACTAGAACAATTCCAAAGTTAATTACTTCAATATGTGAATTAGTTTAA
- a CDS encoding addiction module protein yields MNTQELFKEALNMPPKEKALLIDGLLTSLDKPDLSLDSIWETEIEKRVAAYKSGKLKTVPYTGFKLS; encoded by the coding sequence ATGAATACACAAGAATTATTTAAAGAAGCGTTAAATATGCCTCCAAAAGAGAAAGCTCTTTTGATAGATGGATTACTAACTAGTCTTGATAAACCAGATTTAAGTTTAGACTCTATTTGGGAAACAGAAATTGAAAAAAGAGTAGCGGCATATAAAAGTGGAAAACTGAAAACAGTTCCGTATACAGGATTTAAATTAAGTTAA
- a CDS encoding nucleotidyltransferase family protein yields MTELHIIKDTLLKKKKRLLNSGISEIGIFGSYVRGEQKINSDVDILIDLSRPTQLDLFDLITLEQELSEDLDTKVDLVLKSTLKPIIEDSILSEVQYL; encoded by the coding sequence ATGACTGAGCTACATATTATAAAAGATACACTACTAAAAAAGAAAAAAAGATTATTAAATTCAGGAATTAGTGAAATTGGTATCTTTGGATCTTATGTAAGAGGAGAACAAAAAATAAATAGTGATGTTGATATTCTAATAGATTTATCAAGACCAACACAATTAGATTTATTTGATCTTATAACTCTTGAGCAGGAACTTTCTGAAGATCTTGATACTAAAGTAGATCTTGTTCTAAAATCAACATTAAAACCTATAATAGAGGATTCTATTCTATCTGAGGTTCAGTACCTGTGA